From the Sphingobacteruim zhuxiongii genome, the window CAGGTTCCCGTGTATCCCGTATGCCCATATACCGATTCATTTGCTAGTTTCGAAGGATAATCAGCACCTGGTTTGGGATCATAGCGATCGAATCCCAAGCCGCGTCGAGAGCTTGCCGATTGTTTCGACGTAAACAAATCGATCGTTTCTGGCTTAAAATACTGAACGCCACCATAACTTCCGCGATTTAATAGCATTTGACCGTAAATTGCTAAATCATTGGCGGAAGAAAAAAGTCCAGCATGACCAGCAACGCCTCCCGCCATTGCGGCGCCCTCATCGTGCACAAATCCTTGTAATAGTGATTTACGAAAAACAGTATCGTTTTGCGTTGGAACTATTTTATTTATGTCGAAGCGGTTTCTTGGTAGATAACCCGCGGTTTTCATTCCAATGCGCTTATATAAGATTTGTTGTACATAGTCCTGCATAGGGACAGAAGTTTCATGTTCAGAAACTTCTTTCATCACGTACATACTAATGTCGGAATACACATAATTGCCAATAGGTTTAACCGGGGAGTTCAGCATCTCAGGCCACATGACGTCTTGGTAGTAATTATTTTTCAAGAAAGCATTGTCTGCCACTTGAACTTGATGCTCGGCATCTTTTGTTCTTAGTAAATCTCCGGGTTTTAACTCTTTATAAAACGGTATAAACGGGGTAAAGCCTGCTTCGTGTAGTAACACCGTACGCAGCGTGATGTTGGCTTTGTTTGTCTGTTTCGCCTGCCATAGATAGTGCCCCATGGTGCTATCTAAATTGATAATACCTTTCTCTTGTAGATGCATGACAACAGGCGTGGTTCCAGCAATCTTACTAACCGATGCCAAGTCGAATATGTCATTTAATTGTGTCGCTTGTTTTTTGTCATAGGTGTGACTTCCATAAGCTTTTTCAAAGATGACCTGTCCATCTTTTACTGCCATAACGACAATAGCCGGTGCTGCATGTTGATCTATTGCTTCCTTCGCTATTGCATCAATACGTTTCCCCATTTTTTGTAGATCCATATCAGATCTTACCCCATCAACATACTGTAGACGTGTTTGTTCTGTTTTTAAAGTGTCTTGTGTAATCCCAAGACCTCCAAAAATAGACATCGCCGCATATTCTTGTGCCTGAGCCCCTGTGTCAGCAATGCGAAGCAGGCTAGTAAATTTGCGCAATTGTTGGGGAGTTACACTTAGATTGGTGAAATCATACTCGGACCCGAATTGGCAGAGAATGACGTTTTTATTGTTTACCGCTGACTGAACCAACATAGCGAGTTGAGCCGGATGCAGCTCACTAGCAGTGCCAGCAACGATTATCGTATTGTAGTATTTTGTTTTTTCATCGTATTGTTGAAAATCTAGCGTCTGAATTTCGGAATAACGCTGTAATTGCTCGATGAACGCATTGTATTTAGTGCTATTCGGCGTTACTACAGCAATCTTATATTGATCAAGGCTCTTTAACGGGATAATGTTGTTTACATTGCTTTCTAGCCTAGTTTTGTTTTCTACAGTTTGTTTATACTGAGCGTTAGAAACTTGCGCTTGTAGGATCAGCGCAAGGAATGCGATGCCGATGGTACGAATCATACGATGATGTTGGTTTATTCATGTAAATGTACTAATAAAACGCACAAACGTGCATCGCTGTGCTGTAATAAATTCAGTATATTTGATTGTATGCCCGAATCTGTAGACAATAAAACGGTTTTTACCCTGCTTGAAGTTTCCCGAAGTATTCAGAAAACAATTGCCGATAGGTATAAAAGTTTGTATTGGATCAAAGCGGAAATGAACAAGCTGAACCATTATACCCATTCTGGACATTGTTACCCGGAGTTATTGGAAAAGAATGATGGACGTGTAGTTGCTGAAATGCGGTCTATTCTTTGGAAGATGGACTACCAGCGCATAAATCGGCAATTTTTAGAAGTCCTAGGTGAACCACTACGCGATGGGATTACGGTTTTGATGCAGGCAGGAATATCGTACGATCCGCTTTATGGTTTTAGTCTAAAAATTGTTGACATCGATCCAACCTTTGTTTTAGGTGAATTGGAGCGGGAAAAAAAAGAAGCTATTCGACTTTTAAAAGAAGAAGGGCTCTATGATGCAAATAAGCAACTTCCGTTTCCGTTAATTCCTAAACGCTTGGCAATTGTATCGGTTGAAACAAGTAAAGGATTGTCCGATTTTTACAAAATTATAAAGGGAAATCCATGGGGTTATAAAATCGAAACAACGCTTTATCCGGCTTTATTGCAAGGGGATAAATCCATTGCCTCGATAATAAATCAACTTAGCAATATTGCTGAAAAGATAGAAGAATTTGACGCTGTTGCTATTATTCGAGGTGGAGGCGGTGAAGTTGGATTAAGTTCATACAATAACTATTTGCTAGCAAAGGCAATTGCCATGTTTCCGATT encodes:
- the xseA gene encoding exodeoxyribonuclease VII large subunit; translated protein: MPESVDNKTVFTLLEVSRSIQKTIADRYKSLYWIKAEMNKLNHYTHSGHCYPELLEKNDGRVVAEMRSILWKMDYQRINRQFLEVLGEPLRDGITVLMQAGISYDPLYGFSLKIVDIDPTFVLGELEREKKEAIRLLKEEGLYDANKQLPFPLIPKRLAIVSVETSKGLSDFYKIIKGNPWGYKIETTLYPALLQGDKSIASIINQLSNIAEKIEEFDAVAIIRGGGGEVGLSSYNNYLLAKAIAMFPIPVLTGIGHSTNETVSEMVAYKNAITPSELADFLLQKFHNFSIPTDKAKERLLRAVREQFVQNEQQLKQLAQAITWNSKAVFLTERNKLSHFGIHMQLYSKNLIKDEKSKLVHIEQKLGLLSPIHILKRGFSIVRKNGKAVQHVNQVELEDLLEIQVEDGILQSKVVNKEQYGK
- a CDS encoding serine hydrolase domain-containing protein: MIRTIGIAFLALILQAQVSNAQYKQTVENKTRLESNVNNIIPLKSLDQYKIAVVTPNSTKYNAFIEQLQRYSEIQTLDFQQYDEKTKYYNTIIVAGTASELHPAQLAMLVQSAVNNKNVILCQFGSEYDFTNLSVTPQQLRKFTSLLRIADTGAQAQEYAAMSIFGGLGITQDTLKTEQTRLQYVDGVRSDMDLQKMGKRIDAIAKEAIDQHAAPAIVVMAVKDGQVIFEKAYGSHTYDKKQATQLNDIFDLASVSKIAGTTPVVMHLQEKGIINLDSTMGHYLWQAKQTNKANITLRTVLLHEAGFTPFIPFYKELKPGDLLRTKDAEHQVQVADNAFLKNNYYQDVMWPEMLNSPVKPIGNYVYSDISMYVMKEVSEHETSVPMQDYVQQILYKRIGMKTAGYLPRNRFDINKIVPTQNDTVFRKSLLQGFVHDEGAAMAGGVAGHAGLFSSANDLAIYGQMLLNRGSYGGVQYFKPETIDLFTSKQSASSRRGLGFDRYDPKPGADYPSKLANESVYGHTGYTGTCIWIDPRNQFVYIFLSNRVHPQVSPKLSELNIRSRIQDVIYQTINNAK